A window from Malania oleifera isolate guangnan ecotype guangnan chromosome 7, ASM2987363v1, whole genome shotgun sequence encodes these proteins:
- the LOC131159740 gene encoding uncharacterized protein LOC131159740 isoform X1, giving the protein MARRLSSRLSLLYSLCATPKPHFPPSPFSRWQSVDRSYRSLFFSGFRLNLRASRSYSRGGHKHYDLFGNGKPGDEEFRKSWQNAMDEDSCLWTGSEGESDDEKGRNRFEEEIRKVKQKAKEHSDLIDADDSDELRGVWSGSDEEKTLWTGSEGDDDEDIPTEAYANESSDPYIDKLFEFEETPKYRTISELLKAENEPEELSPGKQARKLAVENALKKLKKGPDGRYTNVWEVMTDLDILIGAFENIVSGPEYAELRQGGPKKLNIQFFKDIQARMRDPNYQFSPELKLKPKSKFVSRKKWQKAQSRRRKAQKR; this is encoded by the exons ATGGCCCGAAGACTCTCTTCCCGCCTTTCTCTTTTATATTCTCTTTGCGCAACTCCCAAGCCCCATTTCCCACCATCGCCTTTTTCCAG GTGGCAATCTGTTGATCGCAGTTACAGAAGTCTATTTTTTTCTGGGTTTCGCCTAAATTTACGAG CATCGAGATCATATTCTCGTGGAGGACATAAACATTATGATCTCTTTGGCAATGGAAAACCAGGAGATGAGGAATTTAGGAAATCCTGGCAGAATGCAATGGATGAAGATTCTTGCTTGTGGACAGGAAGTGAAGGCGAAAGTGATGATGAAAAGGGTCGAAATCGTTTTGAAGAAGAGATCAGGAAAGTAAAACAGAAGGCAAAGGAGCACTCGGACCTCATTGATGCTGATGACAGTGATGAGTTAAGAGGTGTATGGTCTGGAAGTGATGAGGAGAAGACACTGTGGACTGGTAGTGAAGGTGATGACGACGAGGATATTCCCACGGAAGCCTATGCAAATGAGAGTAGTGATCCATATATAGATAAGCTCTTTGAATTTGAGGAAACTCCTAAATATAGAACAATCTCAGAACTGCTAAAAGCTGAAAACGAACCAGAGGAGTTGTCACCAGGAAAGCAAGCTAGGAAACTAGCAGTTGAGAATGCCCTGAAAAAGTTGAAGAAAGGGCCTGATGGGCGTTATACCAATGTGTGGGAGGTTATGACTGATTTGGACATTCTGATAGGAGCATTTGAAAATATTGTCTCAGGACCTGAGTATGCCGAGCTTAGACAAGGTGGACCCAAGAAATTAAATATCCAGTTTTTCAAGGATATACAAGCACGTATGAGAGATCCAAACTACCAATTCTCGCCTGAGTTGAAATTGAAACCAAAGAGCAAATTTGTCTCGAGAAAGAAATGGCAGAAAGCACAGTCTAGACGGAGGAAAGCACAGAAGCGTTGA
- the LOC131159740 gene encoding uncharacterized protein LOC131159740 isoform X2, with translation MDEDSCLWTGSEGESDDEKGRNRFEEEIRKVKQKAKEHSDLIDADDSDELRGVWSGSDEEKTLWTGSEGDDDEDIPTEAYANESSDPYIDKLFEFEETPKYRTISELLKAENEPEELSPGKQARKLAVENALKKLKKGPDGRYTNVWEVMTDLDILIGAFENIVSGPEYAELRQGGPKKLNIQFFKDIQARMRDPNYQFSPELKLKPKSKFVSRKKWQKAQSRRRKAQKR, from the coding sequence ATGGATGAAGATTCTTGCTTGTGGACAGGAAGTGAAGGCGAAAGTGATGATGAAAAGGGTCGAAATCGTTTTGAAGAAGAGATCAGGAAAGTAAAACAGAAGGCAAAGGAGCACTCGGACCTCATTGATGCTGATGACAGTGATGAGTTAAGAGGTGTATGGTCTGGAAGTGATGAGGAGAAGACACTGTGGACTGGTAGTGAAGGTGATGACGACGAGGATATTCCCACGGAAGCCTATGCAAATGAGAGTAGTGATCCATATATAGATAAGCTCTTTGAATTTGAGGAAACTCCTAAATATAGAACAATCTCAGAACTGCTAAAAGCTGAAAACGAACCAGAGGAGTTGTCACCAGGAAAGCAAGCTAGGAAACTAGCAGTTGAGAATGCCCTGAAAAAGTTGAAGAAAGGGCCTGATGGGCGTTATACCAATGTGTGGGAGGTTATGACTGATTTGGACATTCTGATAGGAGCATTTGAAAATATTGTCTCAGGACCTGAGTATGCCGAGCTTAGACAAGGTGGACCCAAGAAATTAAATATCCAGTTTTTCAAGGATATACAAGCACGTATGAGAGATCCAAACTACCAATTCTCGCCTGAGTTGAAATTGAAACCAAAGAGCAAATTTGTCTCGAGAAAGAAATGGCAGAAAGCACAGTCTAGACGGAGGAAAGCACAGAAGCGTTGA